The proteins below are encoded in one region of Anaerosporomusa subterranea:
- a CDS encoding tagaturonate epimerase family protein encodes MHPDCKAICEYILSSKEIDTVKYSKHMRSFGEGACHLYADSVHASNGCVLFIAKTLGEKFLWVIEKEAGADSSEFEGRVMTVAGRNVRKAPLSHANAVVIRRWFPFARPTAFGREGVSIGLGDRLGIAGPGHLRIIRKTKARPVLAQQSIRELNLTNRTYEDVLDSATWAVFQEGYHLGFGADGDHLKTAAEVKQALDLEFSMITLDCSEKIDNRVATMTKSQIAAAYWALPKELRDELEPLYLDKGFQVGGQELFFDSTTLREIVLIYSKAMDFIRHIYFDVVKPYNREIDFEVSIDETMTPTTPEAHYFVAAELQRHGIVASSMAPRFCGEFQKAIDYIGDIAQFKREFILHSAIADQFGYRLSIHSGSDKFSVYPIIGEITGGRVHVKTAGTNWLEALKVIASKKPALFREIYAFALEHFAEATVYYHVTTDLGKAPDATVMPDTDLKKVLQQADGRQVLHITYGLVLTAKNPDGSYRFRDTIYKALDVEEEAYADTLFLHIQKHLLKLGMEVFRA; translated from the coding sequence ATGCATCCTGACTGCAAGGCCATCTGTGAGTACATCCTCAGCTCCAAGGAAATTGACACAGTGAAGTATAGCAAGCATATGCGTTCTTTTGGCGAAGGTGCTTGCCACCTGTATGCCGATTCGGTACATGCCTCAAATGGCTGTGTGCTGTTTATCGCTAAAACGCTTGGCGAGAAATTCCTCTGGGTCATTGAGAAAGAAGCTGGGGCTGACAGTAGCGAATTTGAGGGAAGAGTCATGACTGTTGCTGGGAGGAATGTGCGCAAGGCGCCGCTTTCCCACGCCAACGCAGTAGTCATTCGGCGTTGGTTCCCCTTTGCCCGTCCGACCGCGTTCGGCAGAGAGGGAGTAAGCATCGGGCTTGGTGACCGGCTGGGTATTGCCGGTCCGGGACATCTGCGGATTATTCGCAAAACTAAAGCACGCCCCGTCCTAGCGCAACAGTCGATTCGTGAACTCAACCTTACGAATCGTACCTATGAGGATGTGCTAGACAGTGCGACCTGGGCAGTTTTTCAGGAAGGCTATCATCTTGGCTTTGGCGCAGACGGCGATCATTTAAAGACTGCTGCCGAAGTCAAGCAAGCCCTTGACCTTGAATTCTCGATGATTACTCTTGACTGTTCGGAGAAGATTGATAATCGGGTCGCAACCATGACCAAAAGTCAAATCGCCGCCGCTTATTGGGCATTGCCAAAGGAACTGCGCGATGAGCTGGAGCCGCTGTATCTTGACAAAGGCTTTCAGGTTGGTGGCCAGGAATTGTTTTTTGATTCGACTACTCTGCGCGAGATCGTCCTGATTTATAGTAAGGCGATGGACTTTATCCGCCATATCTATTTTGACGTGGTCAAGCCCTATAATCGCGAGATTGATTTCGAAGTATCGATTGATGAGACCATGACTCCAACTACTCCGGAAGCGCATTATTTTGTCGCCGCCGAACTGCAGCGCCATGGTATTGTTGCTTCCAGTATGGCACCGCGCTTTTGCGGCGAGTTTCAAAAGGCGATTGATTACATTGGCGATATTGCGCAGTTTAAGCGAGAGTTCATCTTGCACTCAGCGATTGCTGACCAATTTGGCTACCGCTTAAGTATCCATTCTGGCAGTGATAAGTTCAGCGTTTACCCGATCATCGGCGAGATCACCGGTGGGCGGGTGCATGTGAAGACAGCTGGCACTAACTGGTTGGAAGCACTGAAAGTGATTGCATCAAAAAAACCGGCTTTGTTCCGGGAAATCTATGCTTTTGCGTTAGAGCACTTTGCCGAGGCTACCGTATACTATCATGTTACTACCGATTTGGGCAAAGCACCGGATGCGACAGTCATGCCAGATACTGACTTGAAGAAGGTCCTGCAACAAGCAGACGGCAGGCAGGTGCTCCACATCACCTATGGCTTGGTGCTGACAGCCAAGAACCCTGACGGCTCCTATCGCTTCCGCGACACCATCTATAAAGCACTTGACGTGGAAGAAGAGGCTTACGCAGACACCTTGTTCCTACATATCCAGAAACATCTGCTGAAGCTAGGCATGGAAGTCTTCCGCGCTTAA
- a CDS encoding ABC transporter ATP-binding protein — protein sequence MQSCKANEAGQLLKPRMTLDRVCKRFGGVVAANEVSFSLSPREVHGLIGPNGSGKTTVLNLISGVTEMDSGNIWLDGQLISKQPCHVRARGGVSRTFQHPRLLKRCDIQTNLYLGIDLANMKQKSMTSCGYTLSELLDAAGLSINMNDSITTLSYGQQKLFEIVRAILSHPKVILLDEPAAGLNSKEMERVVALIDCAVKGDAAVLLVEHSMDLVMSLCNGITVLNFGRPIAEGQPEEIQSNEAVIEAYLGRGRSA from the coding sequence ATGCAATCATGCAAAGCAAACGAGGCTGGGCAACTACTCAAGCCAAGAATGACATTAGATAGGGTGTGCAAACGTTTCGGCGGTGTTGTTGCTGCGAATGAAGTATCCTTTTCTCTTAGTCCGCGAGAAGTGCATGGATTAATTGGGCCGAATGGTTCCGGGAAAACGACTGTGCTTAATCTGATTAGCGGTGTCACAGAGATGGACTCGGGGAATATTTGGCTGGACGGGCAGCTAATTAGCAAGCAGCCATGTCATGTAAGGGCCAGAGGAGGTGTATCCAGAACATTTCAGCATCCCCGGCTTTTGAAGCGCTGCGATATACAGACTAATCTTTATCTAGGTATTGATTTGGCGAATATGAAGCAAAAGTCTATGACAAGTTGCGGATACACCCTTAGTGAATTGCTTGACGCTGCAGGACTTAGCATCAACATGAACGACTCAATTACCACATTATCGTATGGGCAGCAAAAGTTGTTTGAAATTGTTAGAGCAATTTTGTCTCACCCCAAAGTGATTCTTTTGGATGAGCCTGCCGCTGGCCTGAATAGTAAAGAGATGGAGCGAGTAGTAGCACTAATTGATTGTGCAGTCAAAGGTGATGCAGCGGTTTTGTTGGTAGAACACTCGATGGATTTAGTCATGAGCCTTTGCAACGGCATTACCGTACTGAATTTCGGCCGTCCAATTGCTGAAGGCCAACCAGAGGAAATTCAGAGTAATGAGGCTGTTATTGAGGCGTATCTGGGGAGGGGCCGAAGTGCTTAA
- a CDS encoding zinc-dependent alcohol dehydrogenase, which translates to MLHAVLGGPRNIEYREAPIPIPEAGQVLVEVKRIGVCGSDIHVYHGRHKYAVFPLVQGHEGSGLVVQTGPDVTNVCIGDRVTLRPQLYCGECRLCREGRYNLCEDYKVIGVLGGTTGMASEYFLTDASKLHRLPDGLDYDAGAMIEPLAVAVHSIRLGQRYHDGNILILGAGPIGNLVGQAAKGMGARSVMITDINPFRLDIAKKCGIDHIVNTATEDLETAIVTHYGRDRADVILDCAATTGTMDQSVKSARRGTNIVTVGNFYDKVPVELGLTQRREINIIGAMNYVSEDYAEAISLLNAGKVKIGDLISAYFGLQDYPAAYQYIDENSNTVMKVLIKVRD; encoded by the coding sequence ATGCTGCACGCAGTGCTAGGCGGTCCAAGAAATATCGAATACAGGGAGGCGCCGATTCCAATACCAGAAGCGGGACAAGTGTTGGTTGAAGTGAAACGAATTGGCGTTTGCGGTTCGGATATCCACGTTTATCATGGTCGACACAAATATGCAGTGTTCCCACTTGTGCAGGGACATGAAGGATCAGGCTTGGTAGTACAAACCGGGCCGGACGTAACAAACGTTTGCATTGGTGATCGGGTAACGCTGCGTCCGCAGCTTTATTGCGGAGAGTGCCGGCTATGCCGCGAAGGTCGTTACAATCTTTGCGAAGACTACAAAGTCATCGGCGTCCTCGGCGGAACTACCGGAATGGCATCAGAATACTTCTTGACAGATGCGTCTAAGCTTCATCGTCTGCCTGACGGGCTGGATTATGACGCTGGCGCAATGATCGAGCCGCTGGCTGTTGCCGTTCACTCTATCAGATTGGGGCAAAGGTATCATGACGGGAATATACTGATTCTTGGCGCTGGACCGATTGGCAACCTGGTAGGCCAAGCGGCGAAGGGCATGGGAGCGCGCTCTGTCATGATTACCGATATTAACCCTTTTCGGCTAGATATTGCAAAAAAATGCGGCATTGATCATATCGTCAATACCGCCACTGAAGATTTAGAAACCGCTATTGTCACTCATTATGGGCGTGACCGGGCCGATGTAATTTTGGATTGCGCAGCTACAACCGGTACAATGGACCAGTCGGTCAAGTCTGCACGACGCGGCACGAATATCGTCACCGTCGGAAACTTCTATGATAAAGTTCCCGTCGAGCTTGGGTTGACGCAGCGCCGTGAGATCAATATCATTGGCGCGATGAATTATGTGAGCGAAGACTACGCGGAAGCTATCTCTCTGCTCAATGCCGGAAAGGTTAAGATCGGCGACCTGATTAGTGCCTATTTTGGCCTGCAGGACTATCCCGCCGCCTACCAATATATAGATGAAAATAGCAATACGGTCATGAAGGTACTAATAAAAGTCCGCGATTGA
- a CDS encoding ABC transporter ATP-binding protein — translation MLKINNLYAHYGNIEALHGVSLEVGNKDIVALIGSNGAGKTTLLRAISSLVTRNGEICYNGENIEKQSPRYIAKAGLLHVPEGRHVFPGLTVQQNLEVGSVSWRGIKNASVAEDLERVFSLFPRLEERRKQYAWSLSGGEQQMLAIGRAIMGRPKLLMLDEPSMGLAPKVIDELFVKILEINSMGVPILLVEQNALLAMEVSQKVYILEGGRIVLQGDSKDIINDARVKEAYLGKLKEKVV, via the coding sequence GTGCTTAAGATTAATAATCTGTATGCGCATTACGGGAATATCGAAGCTCTGCACGGAGTTTCCCTTGAAGTTGGCAACAAAGATATTGTAGCGCTGATCGGCAGTAACGGAGCGGGAAAGACGACGCTACTCAGAGCTATATCAAGCTTGGTGACTAGGAATGGCGAAATCTGTTATAACGGTGAAAATATCGAGAAGCAAAGTCCTAGATATATTGCCAAAGCCGGCTTGCTGCACGTTCCCGAAGGACGGCATGTTTTTCCGGGACTTACCGTACAGCAGAACTTGGAGGTGGGAAGTGTCTCCTGGCGTGGCATAAAAAATGCGTCTGTCGCAGAAGATCTTGAAAGAGTATTTTCGTTGTTTCCCCGGCTCGAAGAGCGGCGAAAGCAGTACGCGTGGAGCCTCAGCGGCGGCGAACAGCAGATGTTGGCTATCGGCAGAGCGATTATGGGACGTCCCAAACTGTTGATGTTAGATGAGCCTTCAATGGGATTGGCGCCGAAAGTGATTGATGAGCTGTTTGTGAAAATTCTTGAAATCAATTCGATGGGGGTGCCGATATTGCTGGTAGAGCAGAATGCACTTTTGGCGATGGAAGTGTCGCAAAAAGTGTACATTCTGGAAGGTGGCCGAATTGTGCTGCAAGGGGACTCTAAAGATATAATCAATGATGCTCGGGTTAAAGAAGCATACCTTGGCAAATTGAAGGAAAAGGTCGTATAG
- a CDS encoding branched-chain amino acid ABC transporter permease — translation MMANKKAFWIITILAAVLAITIPLTASNYMLRVVNMTMITYICVLSMFVVFGMAGQISFAQAGFWGVGAYITAILTTKLGVSPLLALIASGAGAAIVAFIMGLALFRLQGHYFGFSTIGLVMILNGVFQNWKPVTGGADGIGNIPAFSIGSFELSSETSSFFLIFVVSVTISIVTQKLHRSALGRSFMAIRDNEIAAKCMGVNSYRNKIIAFTIAASYCGIAGSLFAFLASYISATTFNFAQSSLYLVMLMLGGYNYLAGPMIGTALLMLLPEWFRPLQEYIMLIYGVGVMLLMVVMPEGLIGGGKKLYAIMQSKRGWATTQAKNDIR, via the coding sequence ATGATGGCAAACAAGAAAGCGTTTTGGATAATCACCATACTAGCGGCTGTTTTAGCAATAACTATTCCGCTGACCGCTTCGAATTATATGCTGCGGGTTGTAAACATGACCATGATTACCTATATTTGTGTGCTGAGTATGTTCGTTGTTTTCGGCATGGCTGGGCAAATTTCATTTGCCCAAGCGGGTTTTTGGGGTGTAGGAGCATATATTACGGCAATCTTGACGACCAAGCTTGGGGTAAGTCCGCTGCTCGCGCTCATAGCCAGCGGGGCCGGCGCCGCCATAGTTGCCTTTATTATGGGCTTAGCTCTATTCCGCCTGCAAGGGCATTATTTCGGCTTCTCCACCATCGGATTAGTTATGATCCTGAACGGAGTTTTTCAAAACTGGAAACCGGTAACTGGCGGCGCCGATGGAATCGGCAATATTCCGGCCTTCAGTATTGGCTCTTTTGAACTTAGCTCAGAAACAAGCAGTTTCTTCTTAATTTTTGTCGTTTCAGTTACTATCAGCATAGTAACGCAGAAACTTCATCGTTCTGCTCTCGGGCGATCCTTCATGGCAATACGGGATAACGAAATTGCTGCAAAGTGCATGGGAGTGAATAGTTACCGGAATAAAATCATCGCTTTCACGATTGCGGCTTCGTATTGCGGAATCGCCGGGTCGCTGTTCGCGTTTTTGGCTAGCTACATCAGCGCGACCACTTTTAACTTTGCACAATCTTCGCTGTATCTCGTTATGTTGATGCTGGGTGGCTACAATTACCTAGCAGGGCCAATGATCGGAACTGCACTGCTGATGTTACTGCCTGAGTGGTTCCGACCTCTACAGGAGTATATCATGCTAATTTACGGAGTAGGCGTAATGCTGCTGATGGTGGTAATGCCTGAGGGACTTATCGGGGGAGGTAAGAAGCTGTATGCAATCATGCAAAGCAAACGAGGCTGGGCAACTACTCAAGCCAAGAATGACATTAGATAG
- a CDS encoding PHP domain-containing protein, translating into MIVDLHIHTTASDGSWTPAELIEQVRLAGIGLFAVTDHDSVGSLAATARLAREAGLSFIPGVEICSTVRDRNFHILGYGIDHQSKPLEGLLRHNTELMEQADEDSIHKLIAQGLPINYAEYHDYRHNPARGGWKSLSYLTDKGLCADVKEFFSKLFTAERGIVFPTFPSPQAVIATIHAAGGKAVLAHPGSDFHGTMLEETLDSFAEEAIDGVECFHPSQDDATSLRALRWCERHGLLITGGSDCHGVFVPERRLGRPVLHMERLKLESLLV; encoded by the coding sequence ATGATTGTTGATTTACACATTCACACAACTGCGTCAGACGGCTCCTGGACACCAGCCGAACTGATCGAACAAGTCCGATTAGCAGGTATTGGGCTATTTGCTGTAACTGATCATGATAGTGTGGGAAGTCTCGCGGCGACGGCGCGACTGGCCCGGGAAGCTGGGCTGTCGTTTATTCCAGGAGTCGAGATCTGCTCTACGGTACGTGACCGGAATTTTCATATCCTTGGTTATGGAATAGACCATCAGTCTAAGCCGCTCGAGGGCCTGCTTAGGCATAATACAGAGCTGATGGAACAGGCGGATGAAGACAGTATCCACAAGCTGATTGCTCAGGGGTTGCCAATCAATTATGCAGAATACCACGACTACCGGCACAATCCGGCCAGAGGTGGCTGGAAATCGCTCAGCTACCTGACCGACAAGGGGCTGTGCGCTGATGTGAAAGAGTTTTTTAGCAAGCTATTTACCGCTGAACGCGGTATTGTCTTCCCAACTTTCCCCTCGCCTCAAGCAGTAATCGCTACTATCCACGCGGCGGGCGGCAAGGCTGTATTGGCCCACCCAGGCAGTGACTTCCATGGGACGATGCTTGAGGAGACGCTGGATTCTTTTGCAGAGGAAGCGATTGACGGGGTGGAATGCTTTCATCCCAGCCAAGACGACGCCACAAGCTTGCGGGCGCTTCGATGGTGTGAGCGGCATGGGCTGTTAATTACCGGCGGTTCAGATTGTCATGGTGTCTTTGTGCCGGAGCGGCGGCTGGGTCGCCCGGTATTACACATGGAAAGGTTAAAATTAGAGAGTCTCTTAGTATGA
- a CDS encoding branched-chain amino acid ABC transporter permease, with protein sequence MVWQLIIASLAMGIVYGMVAMGMVLIWRAVGVVNFAQGEFLMLGAFAAYTLTLQLGLPQGAALATCALLMGLVGVVYHFITYWPLRKSWDITVIISTIGASIALKEVATLVWGPAPLAVDPIVHGIAKLGEAAIEWQFIVTIGVAALLMAAIFILLERTYLGHILQATAQDQYAAAMIGIPVVLATGLTFAISALITGVGGMLLAPLFFVTTTMGGITGLKAFAAVIIGGFGSVQGAIIGGLLIGFVDTFAGAYISTTYRDAIVFLCLILALVVRPQGIFGEKIAEKV encoded by the coding sequence ATGGTTTGGCAATTGATCATTGCCAGTTTAGCGATGGGAATTGTTTATGGAATGGTCGCGATGGGCATGGTGCTGATATGGCGGGCGGTTGGGGTAGTCAACTTTGCTCAGGGTGAATTTCTGATGCTCGGCGCCTTTGCCGCATACACGTTGACCCTGCAGCTCGGATTGCCTCAGGGCGCCGCGTTGGCGACCTGTGCGTTACTCATGGGGTTGGTCGGAGTTGTTTATCACTTTATTACCTATTGGCCACTGCGGAAATCCTGGGATATCACGGTCATCATCAGTACGATCGGCGCGTCAATTGCTTTAAAAGAAGTTGCCACCCTTGTCTGGGGTCCGGCGCCCCTGGCAGTGGATCCAATTGTGCACGGCATTGCAAAACTCGGTGAGGCGGCGATTGAGTGGCAATTCATCGTAACCATCGGAGTAGCCGCTCTCTTGATGGCTGCAATCTTTATACTGCTTGAACGGACGTATCTGGGACATATCCTGCAGGCAACCGCTCAGGACCAGTATGCGGCGGCTATGATTGGTATTCCGGTAGTATTGGCTACGGGGTTAACCTTTGCTATCAGCGCACTGATAACGGGAGTTGGAGGAATGCTGCTGGCTCCTTTATTCTTTGTTACAACAACGATGGGCGGCATCACGGGGTTAAAGGCATTTGCCGCAGTAATTATTGGCGGATTTGGCAGCGTTCAAGGCGCAATTATTGGCGGGTTACTAATTGGTTTTGTCGATACTTTCGCAGGAGCGTACATTTCCACGACATACCGTGACGCGATTGTATTTTTATGTTTGATTTTGGCTCTGGTCGTTCGCCCGCAAGGAATATTCGGCGAGAAGATCGCTGAAAAGGTATAG
- a CDS encoding ABC transporter substrate-binding protein, which yields MKRFLTVILVVTMIGSLLVGCGSSEKATTDDKNKPIRIGVVSSLTGERALHGQYTRNGIQLAVEEINAQGGINGRKLEAVFEDDNGNDAGAVNAFNKLSGSNVAVAIGPIFSTMNLAMSPGIKKAEIPTLVIGSSNDIGNQKNPWMFQARTNDAISATAIAKYAANQLKLKKIAIMHDTDNFASGAAAVAKKALEDLNLPPVLIVAYNSGDKDFTPQLAKIKASGADGILAWSQQTEAGLIMKQKKALDLNIPLIGSNSYVTKIAIDLAKENAEDVYSVADYVTSTPIPKGQEFAKKYKEKYKIDSEFNAAMTYDALYLAAEALKKAGSTEKEAVKKAMSSIKDFVGVSTTFTFDENNRGGTGVWIVQTKKGNPVVIEAVKGR from the coding sequence ATGAAAAGGTTTTTGACTGTTATACTCGTTGTGACTATGATTGGTTCGTTACTGGTTGGTTGCGGGTCTTCGGAGAAAGCTACGACAGATGACAAGAATAAGCCGATTAGGATTGGCGTGGTCTCTTCATTGACTGGTGAACGGGCATTACATGGTCAATATACTAGAAATGGCATTCAATTGGCTGTTGAGGAAATTAACGCTCAGGGCGGGATCAATGGACGTAAACTGGAAGCAGTCTTTGAGGATGACAACGGCAATGACGCTGGCGCCGTCAATGCCTTTAACAAACTGTCAGGCAGCAATGTCGCAGTTGCTATTGGGCCTATCTTCAGCACAATGAATCTGGCTATGTCTCCTGGTATTAAAAAGGCTGAGATCCCCACTCTGGTTATCGGTAGCAGCAATGATATCGGCAATCAGAAAAATCCCTGGATGTTCCAAGCTCGTACTAATGACGCCATTTCAGCGACTGCTATTGCTAAATATGCCGCCAATCAGTTGAAACTGAAAAAAATCGCTATCATGCATGATACGGACAACTTTGCATCCGGTGCAGCTGCGGTAGCGAAAAAGGCACTCGAAGACTTGAACCTTCCGCCGGTTCTGATCGTGGCCTATAATTCAGGCGATAAAGACTTCACGCCGCAATTGGCGAAGATCAAAGCTTCCGGCGCTGACGGTATTCTTGCCTGGTCACAACAGACAGAAGCAGGATTAATCATGAAACAGAAAAAGGCCCTCGATTTGAATATACCTTTAATTGGTTCCAACTCGTATGTTACTAAGATCGCAATCGATTTGGCAAAAGAAAATGCCGAAGACGTATACTCGGTTGCTGACTATGTAACTTCAACCCCTATACCGAAAGGCCAAGAATTTGCCAAAAAATACAAAGAAAAATACAAGATTGATTCAGAGTTTAACGCAGCCATGACCTATGATGCACTGTACCTGGCAGCGGAAGCGCTGAAAAAAGCGGGTTCCACCGAGAAGGAAGCGGTTAAAAAAGCCATGTCCTCCATTAAGGATTTTGTTGGCGTTTCAACAACCTTTACTTTTGACGAGAACAATCGCGGCGGCACAGGTGTATGGATTGTTCAGACCAAGAAGGGCAACCCCGTAGTTATCGAGGCGGTAAAAGGACGCTAA
- a CDS encoding GntR family transcriptional regulator, whose product MDLLKVKESLKERAYRIIHKNIISCTWPPGSLLNEKELASTVAVSRTPVREALNRLEQENLVRIVSQRGVFVSEITVKTINDVYQVREILEPFIVRLVTPIIDVEELARFDQLFESCLTSDYDQLTSLDDEFHQMIIAACDNSYLIQMMNNIYAQNERIRILSTRLPCRMEETIAEHREIIAAMMIRDADKAAQAMQIHIAKSRYAAFRLSTGRSGSDYMSGARLSL is encoded by the coding sequence ATGGATTTGCTGAAAGTGAAGGAGAGCCTGAAAGAAAGGGCCTACCGAATAATTCATAAAAACATTATCAGCTGTACCTGGCCGCCAGGCAGTCTGTTGAATGAGAAAGAGCTGGCTAGCACAGTGGCAGTCAGCCGCACGCCAGTCCGGGAGGCGCTAAACCGGCTTGAACAGGAAAATTTGGTGAGAATCGTATCTCAAAGAGGGGTATTTGTTTCAGAAATAACAGTAAAGACAATCAACGATGTGTATCAAGTCAGAGAAATTTTGGAACCGTTCATTGTGCGATTGGTCACCCCTATTATTGATGTAGAGGAATTAGCCAGGTTTGATCAACTGTTTGAGTCTTGCTTAACAAGCGATTATGATCAACTGACCAGTCTGGACGATGAATTTCACCAGATGATCATTGCTGCCTGCGACAATTCCTACCTCATACAAATGATGAACAACATTTATGCGCAAAACGAGCGGATTCGCATTCTGTCGACCCGATTGCCTTGCCGCATGGAGGAGACCATCGCCGAGCATAGAGAGATTATTGCAGCGATGATGATTCGCGATGCAGATAAAGCGGCCCAGGCCATGCAGATACATATTGCGAAGTCTCGTTATGCGGCATTCCGGCTTAGTACGGGGAGATCTGGCTCAGATTATATGAGCGGCGCGCGGCTGTCGTTGTAA
- a CDS encoding zinc-binding dehydrogenase, translating to MKGLVKYAKGPGNMEVRDVAESKAGPGQVKIEVKAAGICGSDLHIFHDDIAGIPINPPVVTGHEFTGVIVEVGEGVTQWKVGERVTSETAVSFCGDCMHCRTGRYNLCNNRRTLGYWYNGAFTSYTVVPKERIHKLPDAIDFIAGALAEPLACVTHAVLELTTIITGDVVLVSGPGSIGMLALQVAKAQGAIVVVSGTNIDRERLAMAKKLGADYTVDVTEQDLAALINELTCGKGADVTLECSGAARAANDALVLTRKFGHYTQIGLFGKPIQIDFEKICFRELKVTGSLGSTWTSWEKAIQLMASGKVNTRDLVSHVMPITEWEKAFKMFEDKEGYKLVLTPVE from the coding sequence GTGAAGGGATTAGTCAAATATGCAAAGGGGCCCGGCAACATGGAAGTTCGCGACGTGGCCGAGTCTAAGGCGGGTCCCGGTCAGGTAAAAATCGAAGTTAAAGCAGCCGGCATCTGCGGATCGGATTTGCATATCTTCCATGATGATATTGCCGGTATTCCCATTAATCCGCCGGTCGTCACCGGACATGAGTTCACTGGCGTCATTGTGGAAGTTGGCGAGGGGGTAACCCAGTGGAAAGTCGGCGAACGAGTCACTTCAGAAACAGCTGTAAGCTTTTGTGGAGACTGTATGCACTGCCGGACTGGACGCTATAATCTATGCAACAACCGCCGCACGCTGGGCTATTGGTATAACGGGGCCTTCACTAGTTACACTGTTGTACCGAAGGAAAGAATCCACAAACTGCCTGACGCTATTGATTTTATTGCCGGAGCACTGGCAGAGCCTCTAGCCTGTGTAACTCATGCTGTCCTTGAATTGACCACGATCATTACTGGTGATGTTGTGCTTGTTAGCGGTCCGGGCTCGATTGGTATGCTAGCCTTACAAGTTGCCAAGGCGCAGGGGGCCATTGTAGTTGTTAGCGGCACGAACATTGACCGCGAACGCTTGGCGATGGCCAAAAAATTGGGCGCTGACTATACCGTGGACGTAACGGAGCAAGATTTGGCCGCTCTGATCAATGAACTGACATGCGGCAAAGGCGCTGACGTGACCCTCGAATGTTCAGGCGCGGCGAGAGCGGCTAACGATGCGCTGGTTCTTACCCGGAAGTTCGGCCACTATACTCAGATTGGACTGTTTGGCAAACCCATTCAAATTGACTTTGAGAAGATCTGCTTTCGCGAGTTGAAGGTGACTGGCTCGCTTGGCTCTACCTGGACGTCTTGGGAAAAGGCCATCCAGCTTATGGCCTCAGGCAAAGTCAATACACGTGACTTGGTCTCTCACGTCATGCCGATAACGGAATGGGAGAAAGCGTTCAAGATGTTTGAGGATAAAGAAGGCTATAAACTAGTTCTTACCCCAGTTGAATAA
- a CDS encoding transketolase gives MALDEKTVAELRGICAEMRKTIIQTLHGVQTGHPGGSLSAVEILTTLYFRHMQVDCKDAQCADRDRFIASKGHCAPALYTTLCEKGFLDKAELANLRQLGCKLQGHPDMKKTPGVDLSTGSLGLGLSAGIGMALSARLNDQNYRTYVLLGDGELQEGQIWEAAMAAAKFKLDHLTAIVDNNGVQLDGTVEEIMSLGSLKQKFAAFGWHVIEADGHDLDSLDAAFIEAKSFQGAPSVILARTVKGKGVSFMEGKNEWHGKAINDQQFAQAMRDLEVAQ, from the coding sequence ATGGCTCTTGACGAAAAAACTGTTGCCGAACTGCGAGGTATCTGCGCAGAAATGCGCAAAACGATTATTCAGACCCTACACGGTGTGCAGACCGGACATCCGGGCGGTTCGCTGTCTGCCGTTGAAATTCTTACCACTCTCTACTTTAGGCATATGCAGGTGGACTGCAAAGACGCGCAATGTGCCGACCGTGACCGGTTCATTGCATCAAAAGGACACTGCGCACCCGCTCTTTACACCACGCTTTGTGAAAAGGGCTTTCTTGACAAAGCGGAGTTGGCGAATTTGCGGCAGCTTGGCTGTAAGCTGCAAGGACATCCAGACATGAAAAAGACACCTGGCGTTGATTTATCGACAGGCTCGCTGGGGCTTGGTTTATCGGCCGGCATTGGGATGGCTCTGTCCGCCCGGCTTAACGATCAAAATTACCGTACTTATGTGCTATTGGGAGACGGTGAACTGCAAGAAGGGCAGATTTGGGAAGCCGCGATGGCAGCGGCCAAGTTTAAACTAGATCATTTAACTGCAATTGTAGACAATAATGGCGTGCAACTAGATGGTACGGTGGAAGAAATTATGTCGCTGGGCTCGCTCAAGCAGAAGTTTGCGGCATTTGGCTGGCATGTCATTGAAGCTGATGGGCACGACCTTGACTCTCTTGATGCCGCGTTTATCGAGGCGAAGTCATTCCAAGGCGCTCCGAGTGTGATTTTGGCTAGAACCGTGAAGGGAAAAGGAGTTTCCTTCATGGAAGGAAAGAATGAATGGCATGGCAAGGCAATTAATGACCAGCAGTTTGCTCAGGCTATGCGGGACTTGGAGGTGGCGCAATAA